In Candidatus Saccharimonadales bacterium, one genomic interval encodes:
- a CDS encoding very short patch repair endonuclease, with amino-acid sequence MADIFSREKRSEVMSLIRSKNTKAEIITFRYLRQRHIYFQKHYGRAPGKPDVALPRRKLAVFIDGDFWHGRTLDQLRIRRGGSDDDYWIAKITRNVERDHSQEAILAASGWRISRVWEREILRKSTRDEALEHIANFLIDGRNLV; translated from the coding sequence ATGGCAGACATCTTCAGTAGAGAAAAACGCAGCGAAGTTATGAGTCTTATTAGGAGCAAAAATACAAAAGCGGAAATAATAACGTTCCGTTACTTGCGTCAACGCCATATATACTTCCAGAAGCACTATGGCCGAGCCCCAGGAAAACCTGACGTGGCACTACCACGCCGTAAGTTGGCTGTATTCATCGACGGCGACTTCTGGCACGGTCGTACTCTGGATCAGTTAAGGATCAGACGGGGCGGGAGTGACGATGATTACTGGATAGCCAAGATTACCCGCAATGTAGAGCGTGATCACAGCCAAGAAGCAATACTCGCGGCCTCGGGATGGCGAATATCACGTGTTTGGGAGCGTGAAATACTAAGGAAGTCAACTCGTGACGAGGCGCTCGAGCACATTGCTAATTTCTTAATTGATGGAAGAAATTTAGTCTAG